A single Thiohalobacter thiocyanaticus DNA region contains:
- a CDS encoding RHS repeat-associated core domain-containing protein → MNAMERVNILMSCVFLAAFPGKYSFAKTCESYLYPEKELVPIYVAEIEPSSYWGYPGGGPWFYADGYEYMSNVISDVEQAFDYRFRWRKTGPMTRYDRTLWFYVAPGSLSKRLVGAKADPVREGYSRRSDEANVPVDAYCDEGELRHDELLCLVEYQCGFDMAKNQGKPDDCGGGRVGNPINPSTGSKFYKRKDYSIRPGSKLEFVRYYNSSPYVFSGGLGTKWRHSYDRSLVVHGGSSATAFLFRPDGKVLQFHESGDVWLPDADVSMELNKTGTGWEFHSAEGFIEYYNKDKLLTHIEYIDGSIVTVHREYGRVSQVVDEALGRSLALSYDDKQRLASVAGDSGIAWQYAYDVNGNLEYVYNSDGTILQYHYENSRWPHALTGITDERGIRYATYEYYADGRAKASYHAGNAQRVDITYDDITGTRTVTNSRGQSTTYTTDVNLGTALVTGISGPGCSTCANGGDTSYTYDPANNNLLSKTENGLTTQYGDYDAKGQYGYKIEAVGTPEERLIEYDYDPRFYNRITEILEPSVYPGAQKVTRYTYDDWGNRLTETVNGYAPDGSIVTRTTRYEYNGPLHQLSLIDGPRTDVGDMTHYRYYPNDPAYGEDRGRLKEVEGANGVLERRNLRYTATGKLRKEHRGALRLNYYYYPGNDRLKQLVVTDTTSGEQRKTRWTYLATGEVESITQGYGTPEATTLTLGYDDARRLVRITDGLGNYIEYTLDTEGNREAESIHDMGGYLRKQLTQAFDIYNQLNSSVQVNETVDYDYAPDGTLNRQTDGRGAVTEYSYDALHRLTRTVQNVVGSDPATASAATAYAYDVQDNLTTVTDPNDGTTTYAYDDLGNLVSQTSPDTGTTTFRYDAAGNLIGKTDAKGQEFTYSYDALNRLTAVDGPGTESDVSYVYDTCPNGQGRLCRMTRTDTSLDYSYTAFGEVAQADQAVVTWPGIQIAAGSVSYIYDATGRVSGIRYPSGAEVDYVFDASGNITAVQLQYNGIATPLLQNGIYHAFGELMNGVFGNGQQYYEGYDQAYRPAWRYSGPYYQWINPYSSYDANGNLVAYAGSESPTFTYDALDRIDTASSGYFGNRDYAYDRNGNRTRMEVDSQITTYGYTPQTNRLAQLDGDSQAIVLDANGNTTALRGMTLTYTPDNRLASVTNTADYRYNGLGQRVYRLVKVPGAIGQGPKRSYICGLNGELLAETGPTGQVTREYIYLNGKPLAMLEHVPASDEAILNGDFDGDGVITLEDFYEWYFLHYSSSSGPDSVYDLTGDGVNDSQDMNAMIGCINTGTCQASVYDTNLYYIHNDDLGTPKALTDETGTKVWSVTHTPFGWATVNEDPDGDGREVVFNLRFPGQYYDAESGLHYNYHRYYDPDTGRYMTSDPIGLAGGLNTYLYAEGNPLIFTDAFGLDTLQCRRNLSPLDHLPITIQPGPLFHEFQCVGDTSSGFHCRGLVPSGNPIDSPGLLKEEENFDPKSCDAVNKENDCVDRCIVDQWLNKDIPNYSVDLSAGQNCQTYNSTNLSTCLAQCRAN, encoded by the coding sequence ATGAATGCGATGGAGCGCGTCAATATACTCATGTCATGTGTTTTCCTTGCGGCGTTTCCGGGAAAGTATTCGTTTGCGAAAACGTGCGAGTCCTACCTTTATCCTGAAAAAGAACTGGTTCCGATCTACGTGGCGGAAATCGAGCCGAGCAGTTACTGGGGTTATCCCGGTGGCGGGCCATGGTTTTATGCGGACGGCTATGAGTACATGAGTAATGTCATATCTGATGTAGAGCAAGCGTTTGATTACAGATTCAGATGGCGAAAGACAGGTCCTATGACGCGTTATGATAGAACTTTATGGTTTTATGTCGCTCCGGGATCATTGTCTAAAAGGTTGGTGGGCGCAAAGGCGGACCCGGTCAGGGAGGGGTATAGCAGACGCAGCGATGAAGCCAATGTGCCGGTGGATGCGTATTGCGATGAAGGCGAATTGCGCCATGACGAACTTCTGTGCCTGGTTGAATATCAGTGCGGATTCGATATGGCAAAAAATCAGGGTAAGCCTGATGATTGCGGGGGTGGACGGGTGGGTAACCCAATAAACCCGTCGACTGGAAGCAAATTCTACAAGAGAAAGGATTATTCGATTCGGCCTGGTTCAAAACTTGAATTCGTTCGATATTACAACAGTAGTCCTTATGTGTTCAGCGGCGGGCTGGGAACAAAATGGCGGCATAGTTACGACAGGTCCTTGGTTGTTCATGGCGGAAGTTCGGCGACGGCGTTTTTGTTTCGTCCGGATGGAAAGGTTTTGCAGTTTCATGAGTCAGGTGATGTATGGCTGCCGGATGCGGATGTCAGCATGGAGTTGAATAAAACCGGGACTGGCTGGGAATTCCATTCCGCTGAAGGTTTTATTGAATATTACAATAAAGACAAGCTTCTGACGCATATTGAATATATTGACGGAAGCATTGTTACGGTGCACCGGGAATATGGCCGGGTTTCTCAAGTTGTAGATGAGGCGCTGGGGAGGAGTCTCGCGCTCAGTTATGACGACAAGCAAAGACTGGCATCTGTGGCGGGTGATTCCGGCATTGCGTGGCAATATGCTTATGATGTCAACGGTAATCTGGAGTATGTCTATAATTCAGATGGTACTATATTGCAGTATCACTATGAGAATTCACGATGGCCGCACGCCCTGACCGGCATCACTGACGAACGCGGCATACGCTACGCCACCTACGAGTACTACGCCGACGGCCGCGCCAAGGCTAGCTACCACGCCGGAAACGCCCAACGCGTCGATATCACCTACGACGACATCACCGGCACCCGCACTGTCACCAACTCCCGCGGTCAGTCCACCACCTACACCACCGACGTCAATCTGGGCACGGCCCTGGTCACCGGCATCAGTGGCCCCGGCTGCAGCACCTGCGCCAACGGCGGCGATACCAGTTATACCTACGACCCCGCCAACAACAACCTGCTGTCCAAAACCGAAAACGGCCTCACCACCCAGTACGGCGACTACGACGCCAAGGGTCAGTACGGCTACAAGATCGAAGCCGTCGGCACGCCGGAAGAGCGCCTGATCGAGTACGACTATGACCCACGCTTCTACAACAGGATCACCGAAATCCTCGAACCCTCGGTCTACCCTGGTGCGCAGAAGGTTACCCGCTACACCTACGACGACTGGGGCAACCGCCTGACCGAAACGGTCAACGGCTATGCTCCAGACGGCAGCATAGTCACCCGCACCACCCGCTACGAGTACAACGGCCCCCTGCACCAACTCAGCCTCATCGACGGTCCGCGCACCGACGTCGGTGATATGACGCATTACCGCTACTATCCCAACGACCCGGCCTATGGCGAGGACCGCGGCCGGCTCAAGGAGGTCGAGGGCGCCAATGGCGTCCTGGAGCGCCGCAATCTGAGATATACCGCGACCGGTAAGCTGCGCAAGGAGCACCGGGGTGCCCTGCGGCTCAACTATTACTATTATCCGGGCAATGACAGGCTGAAACAGCTGGTGGTGACCGATACAACCAGTGGCGAACAGCGCAAGACCCGTTGGACCTATCTGGCGACAGGAGAGGTCGAAAGCATCACCCAGGGTTACGGAACCCCCGAGGCCACCACGCTCACCTTGGGCTACGATGATGCCCGCCGGCTGGTGCGCATCACCGACGGCCTGGGCAACTACATCGAATACACCCTGGATACCGAAGGCAACCGCGAGGCCGAAAGCATCCATGATATGGGGGGTTATTTGCGCAAACAGCTTACCCAGGCTTTCGACATCTACAATCAGCTCAATTCCAGCGTTCAGGTCAACGAAACGGTCGACTACGACTATGCCCCCGACGGTACCCTGAACCGCCAGACCGACGGTCGCGGTGCGGTAACCGAGTACAGCTATGACGCCTTGCATCGCCTGACTCGTACCGTTCAGAATGTCGTCGGCAGCGACCCTGCCACAGCCAGTGCGGCCACGGCCTATGCATATGACGTTCAGGACAACCTGACCACCGTTACCGACCCCAATGACGGTACCACGACCTACGCCTACGACGACCTTGGGAATCTGGTCAGCCAGACCAGCCCCGACACCGGCACGACAACATTCCGCTACGATGCCGCCGGCAACCTGATCGGGAAAACCGACGCCAAGGGCCAGGAATTCACCTACAGTTACGACGCCCTGAACCGCCTCACCGCCGTCGACGGCCCCGGGACGGAGAGCGACGTCAGCTACGTCTACGACACCTGCCCCAACGGGCAGGGGCGGCTGTGCCGGATGACACGCACCGACACCAGCCTCGACTACAGTTATACCGCCTTCGGTGAAGTCGCTCAGGCCGACCAGGCGGTGGTGACCTGGCCCGGGATTCAGATCGCGGCAGGTTCAGTGTCCTACATCTATGATGCGACCGGCCGCGTCTCCGGGATCCGTTATCCCAGCGGCGCGGAGGTGGACTATGTGTTCGACGCCAGCGGTAATATCACCGCCGTCCAGCTTCAGTACAACGGCATCGCCACTCCGTTGTTACAGAACGGCATTTACCACGCCTTCGGTGAATTGATGAACGGTGTGTTCGGCAACGGCCAGCAGTACTATGAAGGCTATGATCAGGCTTACCGTCCGGCGTGGCGATACTCCGGCCCCTACTACCAGTGGATCAACCCCTACAGCAGCTACGATGCCAACGGCAACCTGGTTGCCTACGCGGGTTCGGAAAGTCCAACCTTCACCTATGATGCTCTGGATCGGATCGACACCGCCAGCAGTGGATATTTCGGCAACCGCGATTATGCCTATGACCGCAATGGCAACCGGACCCGAATGGAAGTTGATAGCCAGATAACGACCTACGGCTATACCCCCCAGACCAACCGACTGGCGCAACTTGACGGGGACAGCCAGGCCATTGTGCTGGACGCGAACGGCAATACCACCGCATTGCGCGGGATGACGCTGACCTACACCCCGGACAACCGTCTCGCGTCAGTTACGAACACGGCCGACTACAGGTACAACGGCCTCGGGCAGCGGGTCTATCGGCTGGTGAAGGTTCCGGGCGCGATCGGCCAGGGTCCCAAGCGCAGCTACATCTGCGGCCTCAACGGGGAACTGCTGGCCGAGACCGGCCCCACTGGACAGGTCACCCGTGAGTACATCTACCTCAACGGCAAACCCCTGGCCATGCTCGAACACGTACCGGCCAGCGATGAGGCTATCCTGAACGGGGACTTCGACGGCGACGGCGTGATCACCCTGGAGGATTTCTACGAGTGGTACTTCCTGCACTACAGTTCATCGAGCGGCCCGGATTCTGTCTATGATCTGACCGGCGACGGAGTTAACGACAGTCAGGATATGAATGCCATGATCGGATGCATCAATACCGGCACCTGCCAGGCGAGCGTCTACGACACCAACCTGTACTACATCCACAACGATGACCTGGGCACTCCCAAGGCCCTGACCGATGAGACCGGCACCAAAGTCTGGTCGGTGACCCATACGCCGTTCGGGTGGGCCACGGTCAACGAGGACCCGGATGGGGATGGGCGGGAGGTGGTGTTCAATCTGCGGTTTCCGGGGCAGTATTACGATGCTGAAAGCGGGCTGCATTACAACTACCACCGGTACTACGATCCGGATACAGGGCGGTATATGACCAGCGATCCGATTGGGCTTGCGGGCGGGTTGAATACATATCTTTATGCGGAAGGAAATCCTCTAATCTTCACCGACGCTTTTGGGCTTGATACTCTGCAGTGCAGGAGGAATTTAAGCCCGCTTGATCACTTACCGATTACCATCCAGCCTGGGCCGTTATTTCACGAATTCCAATGTGTTGGCGATACGTCTTCTGGATTCCATTGTCGAGGACTTGTACCCAGTGGAAATCCGATAGACAGCCCAGGACTCCTGAAAGAGGAAGAGAATTTTGATCCTAAAAGTTGTGATGCTGTAAACAAGGAGAATGATTGCGTTGATCGATGCATTGTAGATCAATGGCTAAACAAAGATATTCCCAACTACAGTGTTGACCTCAGTGCCGGTCAGAATTGTCAGACCTACAACTCCACCAACCTATCTACGTGCCTTGCACAATGTCGAGCGAACTAA
- the parC gene encoding DNA topoisomerase IV subunit A, with amino-acid sequence MKNDELNFEGVERLPLKEFTEKAYLDYSMYVILDRALPNIGDGLKPVQRRIVYAMSELGLSATAKFKKSARTVGDVLGKFHPHGDSACYEAMVLMAQSFSYRYPLVDGQGNWGSPDDPKSFAAMRYTEARLAPYAEVLLRELGQGTVDWVPNFDGTMDEPSLLPARLPNILLNGASGIAVGMATDIPPHNLREVAAAAVKLLEKPKTTLAELCEDVLAPDFPTGGEIITPRDELRKAYETGSGSLRVRARYELDQGDIVITELPHQVAGSRILEQIAQQMQAKKLPMVEDLRDESDHENPTRLVIVPRSNRVDVEALMSHLFATTDLERSYRINLNMIGNDGRPQVKHLKQILGEWLEFRTATVRRRLKYRLDKVDKRLHLLEGLLIAFLNIDEVIAIIRSEDEPKPVLMKRFKLTEVQTDYILDTKLRQLARLEEMKIRDEQKSLQEEKDWLEKTLGSDRRLKTLIRKEIEEDAEKYGDERRSVLVEREAAQALDQTALIPTEPMTVILSEKGWVRAAKGHEMDPTSLTYKSGDGYLASARGRSNQLAVFLDSTGRTYALPVHNLPSARGHGEPLSGRVNPPDGATFAGLMLGDAQDEYLIASDAGYGFVAKLEDLYAKNKNGKSVLNVPKGAKVLPPVPVTDYDSDQLAAINSTGQMLVFPLQDLPRMARGKGNKILGIPAKKAAAREEYLLGIASVPAKSELIVEAGKRHLRLKPSELEEYLGERGQRGRKLPRGFQKVTGITTEPK; translated from the coding sequence ATGAAAAACGACGAACTGAATTTCGAGGGCGTGGAACGCCTGCCGCTGAAGGAGTTCACCGAGAAGGCCTACCTGGATTACTCCATGTACGTCATTCTCGACCGCGCCCTGCCCAACATCGGCGACGGGCTGAAACCGGTGCAGCGGCGCATCGTCTACGCCATGTCCGAACTGGGGCTGTCGGCCACGGCCAAGTTCAAGAAGTCCGCCCGCACCGTGGGCGACGTGCTGGGCAAGTTCCACCCCCACGGCGACAGCGCCTGCTACGAGGCGATGGTGCTGATGGCGCAGTCCTTCTCCTACCGCTATCCGCTGGTGGACGGGCAGGGCAACTGGGGCTCGCCGGACGACCCCAAGTCCTTCGCCGCCATGCGCTACACCGAGGCACGGCTGGCGCCATATGCCGAGGTGCTGCTGCGCGAGCTGGGGCAGGGCACGGTGGACTGGGTGCCCAACTTCGACGGCACCATGGACGAACCCTCACTGCTGCCGGCCCGGCTGCCGAACATATTATTGAACGGCGCCTCCGGCATCGCCGTGGGCATGGCCACCGACATCCCGCCGCACAATCTGCGCGAGGTGGCCGCCGCCGCGGTGAAGCTGCTGGAGAAGCCCAAGACCACGCTCGCCGAACTGTGCGAGGACGTCCTGGCGCCGGACTTCCCCACCGGCGGCGAGATCATCACCCCGCGTGATGAACTGCGCAAGGCCTACGAGACCGGCAGCGGTTCGCTGCGGGTGCGGGCCCGCTATGAACTGGATCAGGGCGATATCGTCATCACCGAGCTGCCGCACCAGGTGGCAGGCTCGCGCATCCTGGAGCAGATCGCCCAGCAGATGCAGGCCAAGAAGCTGCCTATGGTGGAGGACCTGCGCGACGAGTCCGATCACGAGAACCCCACCCGCCTGGTCATAGTGCCGCGCTCCAACCGGGTCGATGTCGAGGCCCTGATGTCGCACCTGTTCGCCACCACCGACCTGGAGCGCAGCTACCGCATCAACCTGAACATGATCGGCAACGACGGCCGGCCCCAGGTCAAGCACCTCAAGCAGATCCTGGGCGAATGGCTGGAGTTCCGCACCGCCACCGTACGCCGGCGCCTGAAATACCGGCTGGACAAGGTCGACAAGCGCCTGCACCTGCTGGAAGGCCTGTTGATCGCCTTCCTCAACATCGATGAAGTGATCGCCATCATCCGCAGCGAGGACGAGCCCAAGCCGGTGCTGATGAAGCGGTTCAAGCTCACCGAGGTGCAGACGGACTATATCCTCGATACCAAGCTGCGTCAGCTGGCCCGGCTGGAGGAGATGAAGATCCGCGATGAGCAGAAGTCGCTGCAGGAGGAGAAGGACTGGCTGGAGAAGACCCTCGGTTCGGACCGCCGACTGAAAACCCTCATCCGCAAGGAGATCGAGGAGGACGCCGAGAAATACGGCGATGAGCGCCGCTCCGTCCTGGTCGAGCGCGAGGCCGCCCAGGCCCTGGACCAGACCGCGTTGATCCCCACCGAGCCGATGACCGTGATCCTGTCCGAGAAGGGCTGGGTGCGCGCCGCCAAGGGCCACGAAATGGACCCGACCAGCCTGACCTATAAATCCGGCGACGGCTATCTCGCCAGCGCCCGCGGCCGCAGCAATCAATTGGCTGTGTTCCTCGACTCCACCGGCCGCACCTATGCGTTGCCGGTGCATAACCTGCCCTCGGCCCGTGGTCACGGCGAGCCGCTGAGCGGTCGCGTCAATCCGCCCGACGGCGCCACCTTCGCCGGCCTGATGCTGGGCGATGCGCAGGACGAATACCTCATCGCCAGCGACGCCGGCTACGGCTTCGTGGCGAAGCTGGAGGACCTGTATGCGAAGAACAAGAACGGCAAATCTGTGCTGAATGTGCCGAAAGGCGCGAAGGTGCTGCCGCCGGTCCCAGTGACCGATTACGACAGCGACCAGCTGGCCGCCATCAACAGCACCGGTCAGATGCTGGTGTTCCCGCTGCAGGACCTGCCGCGCATGGCGCGGGGCAAGGGCAACAAGATCCTCGGCATCCCGGCCAAGAAGGCCGCCGCCCGCGAGGAGTACCTGCTCGGCATCGCGAGCGTGCCGGCGAAGAGCGAATTGATCGTGGAAGCCGGCAAGCGCCATTTGCGCCTGAAGCCGTCCGAACTGGAGGAGTACCTCGGCGAACGCGGCCAGCGCGGCAGAAAACTGCCCCGCGGCTTCCAGAAGGTCACAGGCATCACCACCGAACCAAAATAA
- the parE gene encoding DNA topoisomerase IV subunit B codes for MSQQAYDSASIEVLSGLDPVRKRPGMYTDTSRPNHLAQEVIDNSVDEAVAGHAKRIDVTLYKDGSLEVSDDGRGMPVDVHPEQGVPGVELILTRLHAGGKFSNKNYQFSGGLHGVGVSVVNALSKHLEVWVRRGGKEYNMAFAGGDKVSELEAIGTVGKQNTGTTLRFWPDPKYFDSPKFSLPRLKHVLRAKAVLCPGLRVRLHDEAGGEKLEWQYEGGLQDYLTEALGVTERLPEQPFTGDLASSHEAAEWALCWLPEGGEPVAESYVNLIPTAQGGTHVNGLRTGLTEALREFCDFRNLAPRGVRLAPEDVWDKCSYILSVKLQDPQFSGQTKERLSSRECAPFVSGVVKDAFSLWLNQHTEAGERIAMLAIQAAQNRLRAGKKVVRKKVTSGPALPGKLADCTASDPKRTELFLVEGDSAGGSAKQARDREFQAVMPLRGKILNTWEVDPAEVLASQEVHDIALAIGVDPGSEELKGLRYNRICILADADSDGLHIATLLCALFVRHFRPLVEAGHVYVAMPPLYRIDVGKQVFYALDDAERQGVLDRIAAEKLKGKVNVQRFKGLGEMNPMQLRETTINPDTRRLVQLVLEAGDDTNALMDMLLARKRVPDRRAWLERKGNLADVP; via the coding sequence GGCTCGCTGGAGGTCAGCGACGACGGCCGCGGCATGCCGGTGGACGTGCATCCCGAACAGGGCGTGCCGGGGGTGGAGTTGATCCTCACCCGGCTGCATGCCGGCGGCAAGTTCTCCAACAAGAACTACCAGTTCTCCGGTGGCCTGCACGGCGTGGGCGTGTCGGTGGTCAACGCCCTGTCGAAGCACCTTGAGGTCTGGGTCCGGCGCGGAGGTAAGGAATACAACATGGCCTTCGCCGGCGGCGACAAGGTCTCCGAGCTGGAAGCGATCGGCACGGTCGGCAAGCAGAACACCGGCACCACCCTGCGCTTCTGGCCCGATCCGAAGTATTTCGATTCCCCGAAATTCTCCCTGCCGCGCCTGAAGCACGTGCTGCGGGCCAAGGCCGTGCTCTGCCCCGGCCTGCGCGTGCGCCTGCACGACGAGGCCGGCGGCGAGAAACTGGAATGGCAATATGAAGGCGGGCTGCAGGATTACCTGACCGAGGCCCTGGGCGTGACCGAACGCCTGCCCGAGCAGCCCTTCACCGGCGATCTGGCCAGCAGCCACGAGGCCGCCGAGTGGGCCCTGTGCTGGCTGCCCGAAGGTGGCGAGCCGGTGGCCGAGAGCTATGTCAATCTCATCCCCACCGCCCAGGGCGGCACCCACGTCAACGGTCTGCGCACCGGGCTGACCGAGGCGCTGCGCGAGTTCTGCGATTTCCGCAACCTGGCCCCGCGCGGCGTGCGGCTGGCGCCCGAGGATGTCTGGGACAAATGCAGCTATATCCTCTCAGTCAAGCTGCAGGACCCGCAGTTCTCCGGCCAGACCAAGGAGCGGCTGTCCTCGCGCGAATGCGCGCCCTTCGTCTCCGGCGTGGTCAAGGACGCCTTCAGCCTGTGGCTGAACCAGCACACCGAGGCCGGCGAGCGCATCGCCATGCTCGCCATCCAGGCGGCCCAGAACCGGTTGCGCGCAGGGAAGAAGGTGGTGCGCAAGAAGGTCACCTCCGGCCCGGCGCTGCCCGGCAAGCTGGCCGACTGCACGGCGAGCGACCCCAAACGCACCGAACTGTTTCTGGTCGAGGGCGACTCGGCCGGCGGCTCGGCCAAGCAGGCGCGCGACCGCGAGTTCCAGGCGGTGATGCCGCTGCGCGGCAAGATCCTGAACACCTGGGAGGTGGACCCGGCCGAGGTGCTGGCCTCGCAGGAGGTGCACGACATCGCGCTCGCCATCGGCGTCGATCCCGGCTCCGAGGAGCTCAAGGGCCTGCGCTACAACAGGATCTGCATCCTGGCCGATGCCGACTCCGACGGCCTGCACATCGCCACGCTTTTGTGTGCCCTGTTCGTGCGCCACTTCCGCCCGCTGGTCGAGGCCGGGCATGTGTATGTGGCCATGCCGCCGCTGTATCGCATCGACGTCGGCAAGCAGGTGTTCTATGCCCTGGACGACGCCGAGCGCCAGGGCGTGCTGGACCGCATCGCCGCCGAAAAGCTCAAGGGCAAGGTCAATGTGCAGCGCTTCAAGGGCCTTGGCGAGATGAACCCCATGCAGCTGCGCGAGACCACCATCAACCCCGACACCCGCCGCCTGGTGCAGCTGGTGCTGGAGGCGGGGGACGACACCAATGCCCTGATGGACATGCTGCTGGCGCGCAAGCGCGTCCCCGACCGCCGCGCCTGGCTGGAGCGCAAGGGCAACCTGGCCGATGTGCCGTGA